One stretch of Caloenas nicobarica isolate bCalNic1 chromosome 26, bCalNic1.hap1, whole genome shotgun sequence DNA includes these proteins:
- the CENATAC gene encoding centrosomal AT-AC splicing factor isoform X1, producing the protein MAALHCGLCRRTFFVGRRHLYSAGHRRRLQEALARLQEEVAAAREAAAAGAVRPFAPAEDERRVWCLCCGRGVRRDGRSGGLALPGAALLRHMAGPEHRRATLRFWREQRAEAALRERVLVPAEEYERLERALARAVAAHRQREDERIQEMAAAIREAEHRQQETVRAALELQMEPELCTGPVCAPPAGPERDSSQDAEQPGPSGTQTGPNLTWMEPGQALTFIGHQEAEGKGNVHTGAKPPWLTEEEDESRKEIGPSYEEFLKQKEKQKLKKLPAERVGANFDHTSETGAGWLPSFGRVWNHGRRWQSRHQFRTESEEKKKKR; encoded by the exons ATGGCCGCGCTGCACTGCGGGCTGTGCCGCCGCACCTTCTTCGTGGGCCGCCGGCACCTGTACAGCGCCGGGCACCGGCGGCGGCTGCAGGAGGCGCTGGCgcggctgcaggaggaggtggcggcggcgcgggaggcggcggcggccggggccgTGCGGCCCTTCGCGCCGGCGGAGGACGAGCGGCGCGTCTGGTGCCTGTGCTGCGGGCGCGGCGTGCGGCGGGACGGGCGGAGCGGCGGGCTGGCGCTGCCGGGGGCCGCGCTGCTGCGGCACATGGCCGG GCCCGAGCACCGGCGGGCGACGCTGCGTTTCTGGCGGGAGCAGCGGGCGGAGGCGGCGCTGCGGGAGCGGGTGCTGGTGCCGGCCGAGGAGTACGAGCGGCTGGAGCGGGCGCTGGCGCGGGCGGTGGCCGCGCACCGGCAGCGGGAGGACGAGCGCATCCAGGAG ATGGCGGCCGCGATCCGGGAGGCCGAGCACCGGCAGCAGGAGACGGTGCGGGCGGCGCTGGAG CTTCAAATGGAGCCCGAGCTTTGCACAGGACCTGTCTGCGCCCCCCCGGCTGGACCCGAAAG GGACTCTTCTCAGGACGCAGAGCAGCCCGGCCCGAgtgggacacagacaggaccCAACTTAACCTGGATGGAGCCAGGCCAGGCCTTGACCTTCATCGGCCACCAG gaagcagaagggaaaggaaatgttCACACAG GAGCAAAACCTCCGTGGCTGACAGAGGAAGAGGATGAAAGTAGAAAAGAAATTGGACCTTCATATGAGGAATTTCTCAAACAAA aggagaagcagaagctgaaaaagCTGCCGGCAGAGCGCGTTGGCGCCAACTTTGACCATACCTCTGAGACAGGCGCTGGCTGGCTGCCGTCCTTCGGGCGGGTGTGGAACCACGGCAGGCGCTGGCAGTCCCG GCACCAGTTTAGAACTGAATcggaggaaaagaagaagaaaaggtga
- the CENATAC gene encoding centrosomal AT-AC splicing factor isoform X2: protein MAALHCGLCRRTFFVGRRHLYSAGHRRRLQEALARLQEEVAAAREAAAAGAVRPFAPAEDERRVWPEHRRATLRFWREQRAEAALRERVLVPAEEYERLERALARAVAAHRQREDERIQEMAAAIREAEHRQQETVRAALELQMEPELCTGPVCAPPAGPERDSSQDAEQPGPSGTQTGPNLTWMEPGQALTFIGHQEAEGKGNVHTGAKPPWLTEEEDESRKEIGPSYEEFLKQKEKQKLKKLPAERVGANFDHTSETGAGWLPSFGRVWNHGRRWQSRHQFRTESEEKKKKR, encoded by the exons ATGGCCGCGCTGCACTGCGGGCTGTGCCGCCGCACCTTCTTCGTGGGCCGCCGGCACCTGTACAGCGCCGGGCACCGGCGGCGGCTGCAGGAGGCGCTGGCgcggctgcaggaggaggtggcggcggcgcgggaggcggcggcggccggggccgTGCGGCCCTTCGCGCCGGCGGAGGACGAGCGGCGCGTCTG GCCCGAGCACCGGCGGGCGACGCTGCGTTTCTGGCGGGAGCAGCGGGCGGAGGCGGCGCTGCGGGAGCGGGTGCTGGTGCCGGCCGAGGAGTACGAGCGGCTGGAGCGGGCGCTGGCGCGGGCGGTGGCCGCGCACCGGCAGCGGGAGGACGAGCGCATCCAGGAG ATGGCGGCCGCGATCCGGGAGGCCGAGCACCGGCAGCAGGAGACGGTGCGGGCGGCGCTGGAG CTTCAAATGGAGCCCGAGCTTTGCACAGGACCTGTCTGCGCCCCCCCGGCTGGACCCGAAAG GGACTCTTCTCAGGACGCAGAGCAGCCCGGCCCGAgtgggacacagacaggaccCAACTTAACCTGGATGGAGCCAGGCCAGGCCTTGACCTTCATCGGCCACCAG gaagcagaagggaaaggaaatgttCACACAG GAGCAAAACCTCCGTGGCTGACAGAGGAAGAGGATGAAAGTAGAAAAGAAATTGGACCTTCATATGAGGAATTTCTCAAACAAA aggagaagcagaagctgaaaaagCTGCCGGCAGAGCGCGTTGGCGCCAACTTTGACCATACCTCTGAGACAGGCGCTGGCTGGCTGCCGTCCTTCGGGCGGGTGTGGAACCACGGCAGGCGCTGGCAGTCCCG GCACCAGTTTAGAACTGAATcggaggaaaagaagaagaaaaggtga
- the RPS25 gene encoding small ribosomal subunit protein eS25 produces the protein MPPKDDKKKKDAGKSAKKDKDPVNKSGGKAKKKKWSKGKVRDKLNNLVLFDKATYDKLCKEVPNYKLITPAVVSERLKIRGSLARAALQELLGKGLIKLVSKHRAQVIYTRNTKGGDAPAAGEDA, from the exons ATG CCGCCCAAAGACGACAAGAAGAAGAAGGATGCGGGCAAGTCCGCCAAGAAGGACAAGGACCCGGTGAACAAGTCCGGCGGCAAGGCCAAGAAGAAG AAGTGGTCCAAGGGGAAAGTGAGAGACAAGTTGAACAACCTGGTGCTGTTCGACAAGGCCACTTACGACAAACTGTGCAAAGAGGTGCCCAACTACAAGCTCATCACGCCTGCGGTTGTCTCAGAGAGGCTGAAGATCCGAGGCTCcctggccagggctgccctccaggagctgctcggCAAAG GTTTGATCAAGCTAGTGTCCAAGCACCGTGCCCAGGTGATCTACACCAGGAACACAAAGGGAGGAGATGCGCCGGCGGCTGGGGAGGACGCGTAG